One window from the genome of Paenibacillus azoreducens encodes:
- a CDS encoding phosphate ABC transporter substrate-binding protein: MKLKKPLLMICTLALVVMLAACGSKGTEGDSNASGTTTDNKAAELSGSILAVGSTALQPLVEQAAQKFMAESQYSKIQVQVQGGGSGTGLTQVSGGQADIGNSDVFAEEKLKDEAKDLVDHQVAVVAMAAVTNPDVGVDNLTKQQLVDIFTGKVTNWKELGGKDEAIVIVNRPSSSGTRKTFEKYALGTKTEDLKGSIQEDSSGTVKKIISESPGAIGYLALSYLDDKVKAVKYEGVEATVENVTSGKYPVWAYEHMYTKGEPKAHVKAFLDYIASDAVQNGDVVELGYIPVSKMEVKRDADGNISK; the protein is encoded by the coding sequence ATGAAACTGAAAAAACCGTTACTTATGATTTGTACGTTGGCACTGGTCGTTATGCTGGCAGCCTGTGGTAGCAAAGGCACCGAAGGAGACAGCAACGCATCTGGAACGACAACTGATAATAAAGCTGCAGAACTGAGCGGCTCCATCCTGGCCGTAGGCTCCACGGCGCTTCAACCGCTTGTCGAACAGGCAGCACAAAAATTTATGGCTGAATCCCAGTATTCCAAAATTCAAGTGCAAGTGCAAGGCGGCGGCAGCGGCACAGGCTTGACGCAAGTATCCGGAGGACAAGCGGATATCGGCAACTCCGACGTGTTTGCAGAAGAGAAACTGAAAGACGAAGCCAAAGATCTGGTTGACCATCAAGTGGCGGTTGTGGCTATGGCTGCCGTAACCAACCCGGACGTAGGTGTAGATAACCTGACCAAGCAGCAGCTGGTTGATATTTTCACAGGTAAAGTAACGAACTGGAAAGAACTTGGCGGCAAAGACGAAGCGATCGTGATCGTAAACCGTCCATCCAGCTCCGGTACCCGCAAAACATTCGAAAAATATGCACTGGGCACCAAGACGGAAGATTTGAAAGGTTCCATCCAGGAAGATTCCTCCGGCACGGTTAAGAAAATCATTTCCGAAAGCCCTGGCGCGATTGGATACCTGGCCCTTTCCTACCTTGATGACAAAGTGAAAGCCGTGAAATACGAAGGCGTGGAAGCTACCGTAGAAAATGTAACATCGGGCAAATATCCTGTGTGGGCTTACGAGCACATGTACACCAAAGGCGAACCAAAGGCGCATGTTAAAGCATTCCTGGATTATATCGCTTCTGATGCGGTACAAAACGGCGACGTTGTCGAGCTTGGATATATTCCGGTATCCAAAATGGAAGTGAAACGCGACGCTGACGGCAATATTTCGAAATAG
- a CDS encoding LysR family transcriptional regulator, translated as MNLLKLQILVLIEKLKKVTDVARELNMKQPTVTFHMKSLEEDLGVALFEAKRGRILLTEAGKALYPYAVKMTAMAQEARKAVEDYADLNKGHLHIGADSMMGNYYLPSLISGFCSLYPGIQIELSIKPTRRIRELLLGQEIDLAFYYTGQPATEMPKTVKEETLIKENAALIFSGTHAFAGLKSLTHQLIAKQFFVQHGEGSFMMEYARSYAAACNIHLWERAVADSPEIIKSIVRSGDFISIFPLSGIQRELAAGELKSLPLPGQDDPAVYGVLGYAADQPLSPLRDQFRQYVRQFVKPELQESFSPETPS; from the coding sequence TTGAATTTGTTAAAATTGCAAATCCTAGTTCTGATCGAAAAGCTCAAAAAAGTGACGGATGTGGCGCGGGAACTGAATATGAAGCAGCCTACCGTTACATTTCATATGAAAAGCCTGGAGGAAGATTTGGGCGTCGCCTTGTTTGAAGCCAAAAGAGGCCGTATTTTGTTAACGGAAGCTGGCAAGGCGCTGTACCCATATGCGGTAAAAATGACGGCCATGGCTCAGGAGGCCAGAAAAGCCGTAGAGGATTATGCCGATTTAAACAAAGGCCATCTGCATATCGGCGCCGACAGCATGATGGGAAACTATTACCTTCCTTCGCTCATCAGCGGCTTCTGCAGCCTGTATCCGGGCATTCAAATTGAACTGAGCATCAAACCCACCCGGCGGATCCGCGAGCTTCTGCTCGGTCAGGAGATCGATTTAGCTTTCTATTATACCGGACAACCCGCAACGGAGATGCCGAAAACTGTAAAAGAAGAAACATTAATCAAAGAAAATGCAGCGCTGATCTTTTCCGGAACCCATGCGTTTGCCGGGTTGAAGTCGCTGACGCATCAGCTGATCGCGAAGCAGTTCTTCGTTCAGCACGGCGAAGGTTCGTTTATGATGGAATACGCCCGCTCATACGCCGCTGCCTGCAACATCCATCTATGGGAACGGGCCGTAGCCGATTCGCCCGAAATCATCAAAAGCATCGTGCGTTCCGGCGACTTCATCAGCATCTTCCCGCTGTCGGGCATCCAAAGAGAGCTTGCTGCCGGTGAACTGAAATCCCTGCCGCTGCCCGGCCAAGACGATCCGGCGGTGTATGGCGTGCTTGGGTATGCCGCAGACCAGCCGCTCTCACCGCTTCGGGACCAGTTCCGCCAATATGTCCGTCAATTTGTTAAACCGGAGCTTCAGGAATCTTTTTCCCCCGAAACGCCTTCTTAA
- a CDS encoding flavin reductase family protein, with protein MHKVIEPKILYFGTPVVLISTLNEDGSANLAPMSSAWWLNQSCMLGMSRKSKTVQNLIREKECVLNLPSADLVSSVDILALLTGMNPVPETKKQMGYRYESDKFGIAGLTPEPADLVKAPRVAECPVQLEATLIQVHNFGEPSSLASIEVAITRVHIDEKLIMTGEKNYIDPEKWNPLIMNFCEFFGLKGKLHPSRLAPVFGPVSRNGDSTALI; from the coding sequence ATGCATAAAGTTATCGAGCCCAAAATTCTCTATTTTGGTACGCCTGTCGTCCTCATCAGTACATTAAACGAAGATGGTTCGGCTAATTTAGCCCCGATGTCCTCAGCATGGTGGTTAAATCAGTCTTGTATGCTTGGAATGAGCCGCAAATCCAAGACGGTGCAGAATCTCATCCGTGAAAAAGAGTGCGTATTGAATCTTCCATCAGCGGACCTTGTGAGTTCAGTAGACATACTCGCTCTGCTCACCGGTATGAACCCTGTGCCCGAGACCAAAAAACAGATGGGATACCGCTACGAATCCGATAAGTTCGGAATAGCCGGACTCACCCCGGAGCCTGCTGACTTAGTTAAGGCACCACGCGTTGCGGAGTGTCCGGTTCAGTTAGAGGCAACGCTCATCCAAGTTCATAACTTCGGCGAACCTAGCTCCCTGGCCTCTATTGAGGTTGCCATAACAAGAGTGCATATTGATGAAAAGCTGATAATGACGGGGGAGAAGAACTATATTGATCCGGAAAAATGGAATCCGCTGATTATGAACTTTTGTGAATTTTTCGGACTAAAGGGCAAATTGCATCCTTCCAGATTAGCGCCGGTATTCGGTCCGGTTTCCCGTAATGGAGACTCAACAGCATTAATCTAA
- the ptsP gene encoding phosphoenolpyruvate--protein phosphotransferase, translated as MQANEVQGIAASPGIAIAKAYVMQEKTFEVTRKQDISAEQEMMRLREAIQQSRAELEQIFHNALEEFGEDQAGIFEGHLFVLQDPEWLRSIEEKIAEESVNAEFALDQVTKELIQLFRSMKNAYMRERSIDIQDVSRRVMGHLLGASGQVDSPLEEPVIVIAHDLTPSDTAGLDVKYVVGIAADIGGRTSHSAIMARSMGIPAVVGLQNITGRINGQTMVIIDGMDGKVIVNPSPEQLAYYEEKRDIYRDKQEGLTKLINEPTIMADGRRVELAANIGTPDDLEGAIRNGAEGIGLFRSEFLYMNRESMPDEEEQFQAYRKVAEGMDGKPVIIRTLDIGGDKELPYLQLPKEQNPFLGYRAIRLCLDRQEMFKTQLRAILRASRYGLVKIMYPMIAALEEFRQANQILAEAKEELSRENIAFHPDIEVGIMIEIPAAALAADALAKEADFFSIGTNDLIQYTMACDRMNERISYLYQPFHPAVLRLIRMVIDAAHRKGKWVGMCGEMAADKMAVPILMGLGLDEISMGASSILPARQLIRQLNYGQMKELADKALELESSEQIRQLIQEKVAVIRRTDG; from the coding sequence ATGCAGGCCAATGAAGTGCAGGGAATAGCCGCTTCTCCCGGAATAGCGATTGCTAAAGCTTATGTCATGCAAGAAAAAACATTCGAGGTGACAAGGAAGCAGGATATATCGGCAGAACAAGAGATGATGCGTTTGCGCGAGGCAATTCAGCAATCCAGGGCTGAGCTGGAGCAAATCTTTCACAACGCGCTGGAGGAATTCGGAGAAGACCAGGCGGGAATTTTTGAAGGACATCTGTTTGTGCTACAAGATCCGGAGTGGCTTCGTTCGATAGAAGAAAAGATAGCGGAAGAGTCCGTGAACGCCGAGTTTGCATTGGATCAAGTGACGAAGGAACTTATACAGCTGTTCCGATCCATGAAAAATGCATATATGAGAGAACGTTCCATCGATATTCAGGATGTCAGCAGGCGCGTAATGGGGCATTTGCTGGGGGCTTCCGGGCAGGTTGATTCGCCGTTAGAGGAACCCGTTATTGTCATTGCGCATGATTTGACGCCGTCGGACACGGCGGGGCTGGACGTCAAATATGTCGTCGGCATTGCCGCGGATATCGGGGGACGGACCTCCCATTCGGCAATCATGGCCCGTTCGATGGGGATTCCCGCCGTGGTCGGCTTACAAAACATAACCGGGCGGATTAACGGTCAAACGATGGTGATCATCGACGGGATGGACGGGAAGGTGATCGTAAATCCGTCGCCTGAACAATTGGCGTACTATGAGGAGAAGCGGGACATTTATCGTGACAAGCAAGAGGGGCTGACGAAGCTCATCAATGAACCGACGATCATGGCCGATGGAAGGCGGGTTGAACTGGCGGCGAATATCGGTACTCCTGATGATTTGGAAGGAGCGATACGAAACGGTGCGGAAGGAATCGGATTGTTCCGTTCCGAATTTCTTTACATGAATCGCGAGAGCATGCCTGATGAAGAGGAACAATTTCAAGCTTATCGCAAGGTGGCGGAAGGCATGGACGGGAAGCCGGTAATTATCCGTACGCTGGATATCGGAGGCGATAAGGAGCTTCCGTATCTTCAACTGCCGAAAGAACAGAATCCGTTTCTCGGTTATCGTGCAATCCGCCTATGCTTGGACCGGCAAGAAATGTTCAAAACGCAGCTGCGGGCCATATTGCGTGCAAGCCGCTACGGTTTGGTTAAAATCATGTACCCTATGATTGCCGCGCTTGAAGAATTTCGTCAGGCCAATCAAATTTTGGCGGAAGCCAAAGAAGAATTGAGCCGGGAAAATATAGCTTTTCATCCGGATATCGAGGTAGGCATTATGATAGAAATTCCGGCGGCGGCCTTGGCAGCGGATGCACTTGCGAAGGAAGCCGACTTCTTCTCGATCGGAACCAATGATCTGATTCAATACACGATGGCATGCGACCGGATGAACGAGAGAATTTCATATTTGTACCAGCCGTTTCATCCGGCTGTTCTCCGTCTGATCCGAATGGTGATCGATGCTGCGCATAGGAAGGGCAAATGGGTCGGCATGTGCGGAGAAATGGCTGCGGACAAAATGGCGGTGCCGATTCTCATGGGCCTTGGGTTGGATGAAATAAGCATGGGCGCCTCATCCATTTTGCCGGCCCGTCAACTGATCAGGCAATTAAATTACGGGCAAATGAAGGAATTGGCAGACAAAGCTCTTGAGCTTGAAAGTTCGGAACAGATCCGACAATTGATCCAGGAGAAGGTGGCAGTAATTAGGAGGACGGATGGATAG
- a CDS encoding HPr family phosphocarrier protein, which yields MVEKKIVVGLEQGVHIRPAKQFVKIAADYECEIFIHKDDNRINGKSILGIMSLAIDTGEEVTLIADGADEQEAIASLENLLTGREG from the coding sequence ATGGTAGAAAAAAAGATCGTGGTAGGTCTTGAACAGGGCGTTCATATTCGTCCGGCCAAACAGTTCGTCAAAATAGCAGCGGATTATGAGTGCGAGATCTTTATTCATAAAGACGATAACAGAATAAACGGGAAAAGCATCCTGGGGATCATGTCTTTGGCGATTGACACGGGAGAGGAAGTCACCTTGATTGCGGACGGAGCGGACGAGCAGGAAGCGATTGCTTCTTTGGAAAATCTTTTGACGGGACGAGAGGGATAG
- a CDS encoding transketolase family protein, translating to MRTGASMTYELDQIEMREAYAGTLIEIAQKNSEVIALEADLMSAISTNKFKAACPDQFVNCGIMEANMVGVAAGLSLTGKIPYLHTFASFATRRAFDQLFISGAYAKLNIKILGSDAGVTSEHNGGTHMPFEDIGLVRIIPGATVIEVSDAAMLASMLRQVEQIYGIHYIRTIRKKAVKIYDEHTDFEIGKGKVLREGNDVTLIASGIMVAEALQTADILAKEGIGAAVIDMFTIKPIDRDLIIKYAARTGAIVTIENHNCINGLGSAVAEVLAEHAPTRLKRIGIDEQFGRVGTTDYLKEYYGLTKEHIARKTKELLGNR from the coding sequence ATGAGAACAGGCGCAAGCATGACCTACGAACTCGACCAAATCGAAATGAGGGAAGCGTATGCGGGGACGCTGATTGAAATCGCGCAAAAAAATAGCGAGGTTATCGCATTGGAAGCGGATTTGATGAGCGCCATTTCCACGAATAAGTTTAAAGCGGCTTGCCCGGACCAGTTTGTCAATTGTGGTATTATGGAAGCAAATATGGTGGGCGTGGCCGCAGGGTTATCGTTGACGGGCAAAATTCCCTACCTGCATACCTTTGCTTCTTTTGCGACCCGAAGAGCGTTCGACCAGCTGTTCATTTCCGGCGCTTATGCGAAGCTGAATATTAAAATTCTAGGTTCGGATGCGGGGGTCACGTCGGAGCACAATGGCGGAACGCATATGCCGTTTGAAGACATAGGCCTGGTCCGCATCATTCCGGGCGCCACAGTGATCGAAGTGTCGGATGCAGCCATGCTGGCCAGCATGCTGAGGCAGGTGGAGCAAATCTATGGCATTCATTATATTCGCACCATACGTAAAAAAGCGGTCAAAATCTATGACGAACACACCGATTTCGAGATCGGCAAAGGCAAAGTGCTGCGCGAAGGAAATGACGTTACTCTCATCGCAAGCGGTATCATGGTAGCTGAGGCGCTGCAAACTGCCGATATTCTGGCGAAAGAAGGAATCGGAGCGGCTGTCATTGACATGTTTACCATCAAGCCGATCGATCGGGATTTAATTATCAAGTATGCCGCAAGAACCGGGGCGATCGTTACGATTGAGAATCATAATTGCATCAATGGGCTCGGTTCGGCTGTAGCCGAGGTATTGGCGGAACATGCGCCGACGCGCTTGAAGCGAATCGGCATTGATGAGCAGTTTGGCAGGGTCGGAACGACCGACTATCTAAAAGAATATTACGGCTTGACCAAGGAGCATATTGCCCGCAAAACAAAGGAACTGCTCGGCAATAGATAA
- a CDS encoding transketolase produces MGERRNYLEKFAGEIRLKVLKMLNHRGFGHYGGSLSIVEAIAVLYGEVLKIDPANPDWPERDYFILSKGHGGPALYAALALKGYFSPEILYTLNDNNTTLPSHPDRNLTKGVDMTTGSLGQGISAAVGVALSHKLSKRGNYTYTLVGDGELNEGQCWEAVQFAAHHKLHRLVVFIDDNKKQLDGFTKDICDPIDFQEKFNAFGFYALKVNGASVQEILSAIEEGKQQMEKPVAIILDSVKGQGVRYLEEKTDNHHIRPSKEDQQAIDAAIHELELTLREGII; encoded by the coding sequence ATGGGAGAGAGACGAAATTATCTGGAGAAATTTGCAGGGGAAATCCGGTTAAAAGTGTTGAAGATGCTGAATCACCGGGGATTCGGGCATTACGGCGGAAGCTTGTCCATCGTCGAAGCGATCGCGGTTTTGTACGGCGAGGTATTAAAGATTGATCCTGCGAACCCGGATTGGCCGGAAAGAGATTATTTTATCCTGTCGAAAGGTCATGGGGGGCCGGCATTATATGCTGCGCTTGCGCTTAAGGGTTATTTTTCGCCAGAGATATTATATACCCTTAATGACAACAACACTACTTTGCCGAGTCACCCTGACCGGAATTTGACCAAGGGCGTCGATATGACGACAGGTTCGCTTGGACAGGGGATTTCCGCGGCGGTCGGAGTTGCTTTATCCCACAAGTTGAGCAAGCGGGGCAACTATACGTACACGCTCGTCGGCGACGGGGAATTGAATGAAGGGCAGTGCTGGGAAGCGGTTCAGTTTGCCGCCCATCATAAGCTGCACCGTCTGGTCGTTTTTATCGATGATAACAAGAAGCAATTGGACGGATTTACGAAGGATATATGCGATCCGATCGATTTTCAGGAAAAATTTAATGCATTCGGTTTCTATGCGCTGAAAGTAAATGGAGCGTCTGTGCAGGAAATTCTCTCGGCGATCGAAGAAGGAAAGCAGCAGATGGAAAAGCCGGTCGCGATCATTCTTGATTCGGTCAAGGGGCAGGGCGTACGCTACCTGGAGGAAAAAACAGACAATCATCATATCCGGCCTTCTAAAGAAGATCAACAAGCGATCGATGCTGCGATCCATGAGCTGGAACTTACGCTGCGGGAGGGAATCATATGA
- a CDS encoding PTS ascorbate transporter subunit IIC, with product MSQQLLKFIMDVLSKPAVLIALIAFIGLIVQKKPVSEIIKGTTKSFLGFIVIGAGAGILVGALEPFGKMFEAAFNVSGVVPNNEAIVAMALTNYGEATALIMFFGMIVNILIARFTHLKYIFLTGHHTLYMACMIGVILVVAKLQGFLLIAVGSLALGLIMTVFPALAQPTMRKITGDDKVAFAHFSTVGYVLSAWTAKLVGKGSKSTEDINFPKGLGFLRDSSVTISLTMSVLYILVAILSGQHYVETNLSDGLNFLVYAVIQAITFAAGVFIILSGVRLVLAEILPAFKGISTKIVPNARPALDCPVVYPYAPNAVIIGFFCSFLGGIVGMGVLALTSSVIILPGVVPHFFTGATAGVFGNANGGVRGATIGSFVNGLIITFLPVFLMPVLGDLGFANTTFSDADFAVSGIILGNIANKFGSIGISVAVVIFVLIPIIVKLFSRKKSVETTENM from the coding sequence ATGAGCCAACAACTTTTAAAGTTTATCATGGATGTTTTAAGCAAGCCCGCTGTTTTGATCGCATTGATCGCATTCATCGGACTCATCGTTCAGAAGAAGCCCGTCAGCGAAATCATCAAAGGCACGACCAAATCCTTTCTTGGTTTTATCGTGATCGGCGCAGGCGCCGGAATTCTGGTCGGGGCGCTTGAACCCTTTGGAAAAATGTTTGAGGCGGCTTTTAATGTAAGCGGTGTCGTTCCTAATAACGAGGCCATAGTAGCGATGGCGCTAACCAATTATGGCGAAGCTACGGCATTGATTATGTTTTTCGGGATGATCGTTAATATTTTGATCGCTCGCTTTACCCATTTGAAATACATTTTCTTGACGGGTCACCACACGCTTTATATGGCTTGCATGATCGGCGTTATTTTGGTGGTTGCCAAGCTGCAGGGGTTTCTGCTCATTGCAGTCGGCTCATTGGCGCTCGGTCTCATCATGACGGTTTTTCCGGCACTCGCGCAGCCGACGATGCGCAAGATTACAGGGGACGATAAAGTTGCGTTCGCTCATTTCAGCACAGTGGGTTACGTTTTGTCGGCATGGACGGCAAAGCTTGTCGGCAAAGGCTCCAAATCAACGGAAGACATTAATTTTCCGAAAGGCCTGGGATTTTTGCGCGACAGTTCCGTAACGATCTCTTTGACGATGAGCGTCTTGTATATCTTGGTAGCGATATTGTCGGGTCAACATTACGTAGAAACGAACTTGAGCGATGGCCTTAATTTCCTCGTATATGCGGTCATACAGGCGATAACCTTTGCGGCGGGCGTATTCATTATCCTGTCGGGCGTTCGTCTGGTGCTTGCCGAGATCCTGCCTGCGTTTAAAGGGATTTCTACGAAAATTGTTCCTAACGCAAGACCTGCATTAGATTGCCCGGTTGTATATCCGTATGCTCCGAACGCCGTGATCATCGGATTTTTCTGCAGCTTTCTTGGCGGCATCGTAGGGATGGGCGTTTTGGCTCTAACAAGCTCGGTCATCATTTTGCCAGGCGTAGTTCCGCACTTTTTTACGGGAGCGACGGCCGGAGTGTTCGGCAATGCCAACGGCGGCGTTCGGGGGGCAACGATCGGTTCTTTTGTTAACGGTCTGATCATTACGTTCCTGCCGGTATTCTTAATGCCTGTGCTTGGAGATCTGGGATTTGCGAACACGACGTTCTCCGATGCCGATTTTGCCGTATCCGGAATCATTTTGGGGAATATCGCGAATAAGTTTGGCTCGATCGGAATTTCGGTTGCGGTGGTTATCTTTGTGCTCATTCCAATTATCGTCAAGCTTTTCTCAAGAAAAAAATCAGTAGAGACAACTGAAAATATGTAG